The region CCCTTGTGACCAATTACTACGAGACAGCGGCCATGATTCTGTTTTCCATTGGGTTTACCATGCTGCTGCTCCAGAAAAATCTGATTAAAAAGGCCATCGGGCTGAACCTCATGGATATGTCCGTGTACCTGTTCTTGGCGGCCAAGGGGTACATAGCCGGTGGAAGGGCGCCGATTGTAGATGGAAGGACAGCCGTGGAAGGATTCATCAATCCCCTTCCCGGCGGTCTGGTGCTGACGGGTATCGTGGTGTCTGTCAGTGTGTCAGCCTTTCTCTTTTCACTGATACAGAGATTCCACCACTATTACAAGACCCTGGATTTGGACGGCATGCTGTATGAAGGACAGGAGGAGACAGACGGTGAGGCTGGTTGAGAACATTCCATTTTTCAGTATATTCATCATGATGGCAGGGGGAATCGTGACGCCCCTTCTGGGGGGCGGGAACCGGGCCAGGGTTCTCCACATGGTTTTGGTGGGAGCCGTGGCAGTGATGTCCGGCCTGCTTCTGGGATATACGTCGGACGGTACCTGTTTTTGCTTCATGATGGGCCATTTTCCGGCGCCCTGGGGCAATGAGGTCAGGGCCGGCGCTCTGGAGGCCCTCATGAGCCTGGTCTTTTCCCTTGTAATGTTCCTTACGGTGGCTGCCAATAAACGGTCTCTGGAACACGACATACCTTCGGAGCGGGCCGGTCTGTATTATGTTATGATGAACCTTCTGTTCAGTTCCCTTCTGGCCCTTGTCTACACCAATGACCTTTTTACCGCTTATGTGTTCATAGAAATCAATACCATTTCAGCCTGCGCCATTGTGTGCGCAAAGGAAAGCGGCGAGACTGTGGCGGCGGCCATACGCTATCTTATCATGAGCCTGGTGGGAAGCGGCCTTATCCTTATCTCCATTGCCCTTTTATACTGCCAGACAGGCCATCTGCTTATGGAACCCATGGCAGGGAAGGTCAGGGATTTGGCGTCTTCCGGAAAGGATTTATTTCCCCTTAAGATGGCTCTGGTGATGATGACCTCCGGGCTGGCGGTAAAAAGCGCCCTGTATCCCTTCAGCTCCTGGCTGCCGGGAGCCCATGCCAATGCCACAGCCGCATCCAGCTCTGTTTTGTCGGGGCTGGTTCTGAAGGGATATATTATCCTGCTTCTCAAGGTCTATATGCGGATTTTGGGAATGGATTTGATTATCCGGCTGCGAATAAATGATCTGCTTTTTGTGTTCGGAATCCTGGCCATGGTCATTGGTTCGGCCAGGGCACTGCAGCAGCATATGGTCAAGCGGGTCATTGCCTATTCATCCATTGCCCAGATTGGATATATCTTCATGGGAATCGGCATGGGAACCAGGGCAGGGCTGGCGGCCGCAGTGCTGCACATGATTGTCCACGCCGTGACAAAACCCATGCTGTTTACAGCTGCTGGCGGCCTCATGGACTGCTGCGGCCACCAGAAGGAGATAGCGGCCCTGAGGGGAAGCGCAAGGCGGAATCCGGCAGCCGGAGCAGGGCTGGTGGTAGGGAGCATGGCCATGATAGGGATTCCCTTTTTTTCGGGTTTCATTTCTAAGATTTCCTTTGCAATGGCCTCGTTCCATGACTTGAACCGGGCTGTTCTGGTGCTGGGGGCCCTGGCCGTGAGTACAGTCCTCAATGCCATGTATTACATACCTCTCATCATCATTGTGTTTTCAGAGAGCGGGCCGGAGAAAGCGGACTATGAGGCGGCAGGACTGGAGAACGCTGTTGTGCCTGAGGCGGGAGAGCCTGTAAGGGACTTTCATTTTACGGCAGCCATGGCCTGCTTTATGGCCGGAAATGTGCTGATTGGGACCTACTACGGCCCTGTGGTCAGGATGATAGAGACAGGGCTTGCCAATTTTGGGTGACCCTGGCAGCAGGGGAATATATGAAAAGGAGAGAACATAGGACATGAGAGAAATGTGGATGCTGGCGCCGGTGCTGTTTCCCGTGATTTCCGGTGCGGCCCTGTGGATATGGAATCCGGACCAAAATAAAATGCGGACAGCCGCTGCGGTCCTGTCTCTGTCAGAGGCAATCTGTTCATGGCTCGTCATCCTGAACTGCCTGGGGATGCGGCTGCTCCTGTGGAACATCGGTCCGGGCATGGAGCTGTGCCTTCGGCTGGACGGAATCGGGGCCCTGTTTTCCGGTCTGGCATCCCTTATATGGGTGCTGGTGGTTTTCTTCGCCTTTGAATATATGGAACATGAGAGGGAAGAAGCGCGCTTTTTCGGATGCCTTATTATGTCCCTGGGAGCCCTGACAGGAGTTGCCTATGCAGGAAATTTTGTTACCCTGTACCTGTTTTTTGAGATGATGACATTTTTCAGCGTTCCTCTGGTGTTTCATTCCGGGAAGAGGGAAGCGCTCCGCGCCGGAATGGTATATCTGGCCTATTCCATGCTGGGCGCATCCATTGCCCTGGGAGGCTACTTTTTCTTCCGCCTGTATGCCTGTGGAACGGATTTTAAGGCGGGCGGGGTTTTGGTGGAGGCTGTGGGAACGGCGCAGGACAGGCCTCAGATTCTTCTGCTGTCTGTTTTCTGTATGGCAGCCGGATTTTCCTGCAAGGCAGGTCTTATGCCCCTTCATCCGTGGCTGCCCATCGCGCATCCGGTTGCGCCTGCGCCTGCCAGCGCTGTGTTATCGGGCCTGATTACAAAGGCGGGAGTGGTGGCGGTCATCCGGGTGGTGTACGGTATGGCCGGTCCCACATTCCTGCGCGGAACGTGGGTGCAGCATGCCCTTTTGTCCATGGCCGTGCTGACCATATTTACCGGTTCCATGCTGGCTTATAAGGAAAAGAAACTGAAGAGCCGTCTGGCCTGCTCCTCCTTCAGCCAGGTGTCCTATGTGCTGTTCGGCATATTCCTGCTGTCCATGGAAGGGCTTTACGGCTCCCTGCTCCAAATGGTGTTCCATGCCCTGGCAAAGAACGCCCTGTTCCTCTGCGCGGGGGCCGTGATTTGTAAGACGGGATGCGTCAGGATAAAGGAGATGAAAGGGATGGGAAGGCGGATGCCGGCTGTGATGATATGCTTTGCCCTGGCATCCCTGTCACTGGTGGGAATTCCGCCGGCAGGCGGTTTTCTGGCAAAATGGCATCTAGCCGTGGGCGCCATGAGGACAGAGGCAGGCCTTTTTACATGGCTGGGGCCTGTGGTTCTTATTGTCAGCGCCCTGCTGACGGCTGGGTATCTGTTTCCTGTTATTGTGGAGGGATTTTTTCCGGGAAAGGACTGGAAGAAAACGGAAAAATCAGAGGCCGGCAGGTCCTGTGCGGGCGCCTCGGCTGTATCTGTGTTTATAAAGGTGCCCCTGGCAGTGCTGGGTATCTCCCTGCTGGTGCTGGGCGCTCTGGGAAATCCTGTATTTGAATTACTGAGGGGCATTGCCTCTGCTATGGTGTGAAAGGGGGGATGATTGTGAATCCATATTATCTGCTGGCGCCTGTGCTTCTTCCCGTGATGACTGGTGCGGCTGTGCTTGGACTGCGTCCAAAGGAGCGCAGGAAAAGGGAGATACTGGTAATGGGGGGAATTCTGGCTGCCTCGGCTGTGATTGGGGCCCTGGTGGTGAACGGCCCCAAACAGCCGCTGGTGCTGTACCGCTTTGGCGGCAAGATGAACATATCACTGGGACTGGACGGCCTGTCCGGGGTATTTGCCTGTCTCATTGCAGTCCTTTGGCCCCTGACCACACTGTATTCCTTTGAGTATATGAAGCACGAGGGAAAGGAAAATAAGTTTTTCGGATATTTTTCCATTACATATGGCGTGGTGGCGGGAGTGGCACTGTCACACAGCCTGATTACCCTGTACTTCTTCTATGAACTCATGACCCTGGCTACCCTGCCTCTGGTCATGCATGCCATGGATACCAGGGCCATATATGCGGGCAAGAAATACCTGCTTCTCTCCATGGCAGGGGCTGCCATGGTGTTTGTCAGCATCATCAGCCTTCATGAATATGGAACCACCCTGGATTTTACCTGGGGCGGCGTGACTGCCCAGGGGCTGTCCCACGAGGAACGGCGTCATCTGTACGGCGCATTCATTCTGGCCTTCTTTGGTTTTGGGGTAAAGGCGGCAGTGGTTCCGTTTCACAGCTGGCTTCCCGCCGCATCGGTAGCCCCCACTCCGGTATCTGCCCTTCTGCACGCGGTGGCGGTGGTGAAGGGAGGCGTGTTTGCCCTGATGCGGGTGGTGTACTGGTGCTTTGGGGCAGAATTTCTTATAGGGACAAAGGTACAGGCGGCGGTCCTGTGCGTCTGCTGCGCTGCCATCCTCTATGGATCCCTCAGGGCCCTTTGCACCCAGCATCTGAAACGCAGACTGGCCTACTCCACCGTAAGCCAGCTGTCTTATATCCTCATGGGGGTCATGCTTATGACTCCCGCGGGTCTGGCCGCAGGTCTGACCCACATGGTATGTCACGCCCTGATGAAGATTACCCTGTTCTTCTGCGCGGGAGCTATCCTGTACAAGGGGGGACGGGAGTATGTGTATGAGCTTCGCGGCGTCGGAAGGGCCATGCCGGTCACCATGACTTGTTTTACCCTGGCCGGACTGGGGCTGGTGGGGGTTCCGCTCTTTGCGGGTTTTGTGAGCAAATTCATGCTGGGGTCAGCTGCCGCAGAGGCAGGGGGTCTGGGAATGCTGGGAGTGGTATCCCTGATTATATCCGCCTTTTTTACCTTGTTTTATATGGTGCTTATTATAGGGGCCGCCTGGTTCCCGGCAGAGGGGCGGGAAGATCCCCATTGGAATACGCAATGTGACCCCAACTGGAATATGAAGCTTCCTCTGATTGCCATTACTGCCATGAGCATGGTTCTGGGCCTGTGGTCAGGTCCTCTGATTCAGGTGTTTAACCGGATTGCGGCAGGAGGCCTGTAGGAAGAATGAAGGAGGTAGCGGGAATGGAAGGAAATGTATGGCTGTTGTGGGCTGTGGCCTGGCCTTTTCTGGCGGCCTTTATCAGCCTTTTTGCGGAAAAAAAGGGAGAGAGGAACCGGGATATTTTTGCGTCGGCCGCCATGGTTATGGAAGCTACGGGCATGCTCTGCCTTTATCCCGGAAGCGGTTTGGCGGCCTTTTCGTGGGCCGGATTTTGCGAGATGGGCATATGGCTGAAGGCGGACGGATTCAGGTGGCTGTACAGTACCATCGCAGCCTTCATGTGGATGATGACCACTCTGTTTTCCATGGAATATTTTGCCTGCCACGGCAATAGCGGGAGATACTGTTTCTTTTCCCTTTTAACCTGCGGGGCAACAATGGGCGTATTTCTGTCCGACAGCCTGTTTACCCTGTTCCTGTTTTTTGAGATAATGGGTCTTACCTCCTTTGTGATGGTCATACAGGAGGAGACAGCGGCAGCGGGAAGGGCTGCCAGGACATATCTGGCCATTGCGGTCATAGGGGGACTGTGCGCGCTGTT is a window of Enterocloster clostridioformis DNA encoding:
- a CDS encoding complex I subunit 5 family protein → MNPYYLLAPVLLPVMTGAAVLGLRPKERRKREILVMGGILAASAVIGALVVNGPKQPLVLYRFGGKMNISLGLDGLSGVFACLIAVLWPLTTLYSFEYMKHEGKENKFFGYFSITYGVVAGVALSHSLITLYFFYELMTLATLPLVMHAMDTRAIYAGKKYLLLSMAGAAMVFVSIISLHEYGTTLDFTWGGVTAQGLSHEERRHLYGAFILAFFGFGVKAAVVPFHSWLPAASVAPTPVSALLHAVAVVKGGVFALMRVVYWCFGAEFLIGTKVQAAVLCVCCAAILYGSLRALCTQHLKRRLAYSTVSQLSYILMGVMLMTPAGLAAGLTHMVCHALMKITLFFCAGAILYKGGREYVYELRGVGRAMPVTMTCFTLAGLGLVGVPLFAGFVSKFMLGSAAAEAGGLGMLGVVSLIISAFFTLFYMVLIIGAAWFPAEGREDPHWNTQCDPNWNMKLPLIAITAMSMVLGLWSGPLIQVFNRIAAGGL
- a CDS encoding sodium:proton antiporter, whose translation is MQALVTNYYETAAMILFSIGFTMLLLQKNLIKKAIGLNLMDMSVYLFLAAKGYIAGGRAPIVDGRTAVEGFINPLPGGLVLTGIVVSVSVSAFLFSLIQRFHHYYKTLDLDGMLYEGQEETDGEAG
- a CDS encoding complex I subunit 5 family protein; this translates as MREMWMLAPVLFPVISGAALWIWNPDQNKMRTAAAVLSLSEAICSWLVILNCLGMRLLLWNIGPGMELCLRLDGIGALFSGLASLIWVLVVFFAFEYMEHEREEARFFGCLIMSLGALTGVAYAGNFVTLYLFFEMMTFFSVPLVFHSGKREALRAGMVYLAYSMLGASIALGGYFFFRLYACGTDFKAGGVLVEAVGTAQDRPQILLLSVFCMAAGFSCKAGLMPLHPWLPIAHPVAPAPASAVLSGLITKAGVVAVIRVVYGMAGPTFLRGTWVQHALLSMAVLTIFTGSMLAYKEKKLKSRLACSSFSQVSYVLFGIFLLSMEGLYGSLLQMVFHALAKNALFLCAGAVICKTGCVRIKEMKGMGRRMPAVMICFALASLSLVGIPPAGGFLAKWHLAVGAMRTEAGLFTWLGPVVLIVSALLTAGYLFPVIVEGFFPGKDWKKTEKSEAGRSCAGASAVSVFIKVPLAVLGISLLVLGALGNPVFELLRGIASAMV
- a CDS encoding complex I subunit 5 family protein, translated to MRLVENIPFFSIFIMMAGGIVTPLLGGGNRARVLHMVLVGAVAVMSGLLLGYTSDGTCFCFMMGHFPAPWGNEVRAGALEALMSLVFSLVMFLTVAANKRSLEHDIPSERAGLYYVMMNLLFSSLLALVYTNDLFTAYVFIEINTISACAIVCAKESGETVAAAIRYLIMSLVGSGLILISIALLYCQTGHLLMEPMAGKVRDLASSGKDLFPLKMALVMMTSGLAVKSALYPFSSWLPGAHANATAASSSVLSGLVLKGYIILLLKVYMRILGMDLIIRLRINDLLFVFGILAMVIGSARALQQHMVKRVIAYSSIAQIGYIFMGIGMGTRAGLAAAVLHMIVHAVTKPMLFTAAGGLMDCCGHQKEIAALRGSARRNPAAGAGLVVGSMAMIGIPFFSGFISKISFAMASFHDLNRAVLVLGALAVSTVLNAMYYIPLIIIVFSESGPEKADYEAAGLENAVVPEAGEPVRDFHFTAAMACFMAGNVLIGTYYGPVVRMIETGLANFG